In Pseudomonas saponiphila, the genomic stretch GCAACGGCAGCCAGAGAAAGTAGGAATGGGGATGGCCGACACTGGCCAGCCCGGCCAGGGCCGCACCAGCCAGGGCCTGGCGGGCCCTGGCATCCTCGCGCTTTTCCTGCTCCAGCCGTGCCACGGTGCCATCCTCGATCCAGGCGCACGCCAGGGCGGTCATCACCCCAGGCGTGTTCCAGGTGGTGGCACGGATCGCGCGCTCGATCGGCGGCACCCACTTCAAGGGCGCCACCACGTATCCAACCCGCAGGCCGGTGGCCACGTTCTTCGAAAACCCCGAGACGTAAACCGTGAGTTCCGGCGCCAGGGCGGCCAGGGGCGGCGGCGGGTCGGGCGCCAGGAAGGCGTAGGCGGCATCTTCGATGAGCAGCAGTCCATGGGCCCGGGCAATCGCCACCAGCCGCTGGCGCCAGGCCAGGTCCAGCACCCAGCCCATGGGGTTGTGCAAGGTCGGCATGGCATACACCGCCCGCACCCTTCGCCTTCGGCACAGCGCCTCGAGAGCGTCGAGGTCCGGCCCCCGATCGCCCAGGGGAATGGCCACCAGCTCCAGCCCGTGGGCCTCGGCCACCACCTTGAACCCGGGGTAGGTCAAGGCATCCACCGCCACCACATCGCCGGGCTTGAGCAGTGCCATCACCGTGGTTGCCAGGCCGTGCTGGGCGCCACTGACCATCAACACCTGCTCGCCGGCAACCGCCAGCCCGCAACCGGCCAGGTAGCGTGCCAGCGTCGCCCGTTCATGGGCCCGCCCGGCGTGCGGCTGGTAGCGCAGCAAGGCTTCCAGATCGCCGGCCAAGGCCAGCTGGCGCAAGGCGCTGCGCAGTAGCTCAGCCTGTCCGGGCAGCGCCGGGTAGTTGAAATTCAGGTCCAGGGTGCCCGCGGTGGTGGCCGGCTGATCCACCCCCTGCCCGGGAGGCAGGGCGGTTTCCCGAACATAGGTGCCGCGTCCGGCTTCGCCGCTGACCAGGCCCATGGCTTCCAGCTCGGCATAGACCCGGGACGCGGTGACCAGCGCCAGTCCCTCCCGCGCCGCCAGTTGGCGATGGGTGGGCAGGCGAGTGCCCGGGGCCAGCACCCCGGCGCGGATGTCGGCGGCAAAGGCGTCCACCAGTTGCTTGTAGCGAGCACGGGCCATAGGGCGTTGTATCCATGACAATTTTTTGATTGTGCTGATCTTCAATCCTAGGATGCCTGCAACACAAGCCCCGCCGTGGCGGCCCCTGAACTCTTGAGCACTCCCTCAATGACACGAACATCGAACCTGCAATCACCCGCCCTGGAATCCTCCGCCAGCGGCTGGCTCAACGGCTTTATCGGGGTGCTGATCTTCAGCGGCTCGCTGCCGGCAACCCGGGTCGCGGTGCTGGAGTTCGAGCCATTGTTCCTCACTGTGGTCCGGGCCAGCCTCGCCGGGCTTCTGGCCCTGTGCCTCCTGCTGCTGTTCAAGGAACGGCGCCCGAGCCCGGCACAACTGCTGCCCCTGGGTGTCGTCGCCCTGGGGGTGGTCCTGGGCTTTCCGCTGCTGACCGCCCTGGCCCTGCAATACGTGACCTCGGCCCACTCCATCGTGTTTCTTGGCCTGCTGCCTCTGGCCACCGCGGTGTTTGGCGTGTTGCGTGGCGGCGAGCGACCGCGCCCGGTGTTCTGGCTGTTTTCACTGCTGGGCAGCCTGCTGGTGGTGGGCTACGCCCTGTCCCAGGGCCTCACGGCCTCGCCACGGGGTGATGCGCTGATGCTCCTGGCGGTGCTGGTCTGCGGCCTGGGTTATGCCGAAGGCGCCAAGCTGTCGCGGACCCTGGGTGGCTGGCAGGTGATCTGCTGGGCCCTGGTGCTGTCGTTGCCGATCATGGCCGCACTGACCCTTTTCAGCGCCTCGCCCGACTTCAACGGCATCAGCCTGCCGGCCTGGTTCAGCCTGGGCTACGTCTCGCTGTTCAGCATGCTGATCGGGTTCGTCTTCTGGTATCGCGGCCTGGCTCAGGGCGGGATCGCCGCGGTCGGCCAACTGCAATTGCTGCAGCCGTTTTTTGGTCTGGCCCTGGCCGCCGGCCTGCTGCACGAACAGGTCAGCCTGGGCATGCTCGGGGTCACTCTGGCGGTGATTCTCTGCGTGGCCGGGGCCAAGCGTTGGGCCCGGTGACAGAAACGACAGTGGCAGGCTCAAGAGACCTGCCACTGCTTGCGCCTTACCTGGCGACGGGTGCTGCAAACGGCTTGGGGTCTAGGTCGGAGAGATAGTGGCAAGCGCACCGATCGCGATGGTCAAGGCTAAAAATCCAAACAAGAAAAACGCCATCTTAGTCATCAGGCCTCCTGAACAGTAGGTATGCGGTGCAGCGGGCCCGGTTTCCAGCCGGGAGGCCGGGCGGGCGCGCCATTTTCAAACCTTAGCTGTTCTGATAACAGACGCAGATACGCAAGAAAAATACGGATCAGAAGGATCCGCCGGGGCTCGCTCGCCCATCCCTGAGCGCCTGCATGCCCCTAGCGCCGAGCCAGCCTGTAGCGCACGCAGTCCTCGTAGAAGCTTTTGCGCAGGGCCTCGGGCCTGATCCGCGAGGCACTGTCGTAGGTCTGCTCGGTGATTCCCAGGGCCATCATGCGCATCCAGCCCTTGCTGAACTTGTAGGTCTGGATCTTCTGCCGCGCCGCGTACAGCGACACCCCGGACAATTTCAGCTCCTGGGCCCTGGCGGCCGTTCCCGCGCCCCAACTGCAGACATAGCGATCATTGGCCTGCAGCTCCTTGGCCTGGGCCATCCCGGCACCGCCCAACAGGGCGCACGAAGTCAGCGTAATCAACACATGGCGCATTTATCGGTCACCTAACCACCTGAAAATAAAGTGATTTTGCCGATACATCAGCCAGTGCGGG encodes the following:
- a CDS encoding PLP-dependent aminotransferase family protein, with product MARARYKQLVDAFAADIRAGVLAPGTRLPTHRQLAAREGLALVTASRVYAELEAMGLVSGEAGRGTYVRETALPPGQGVDQPATTAGTLDLNFNYPALPGQAELLRSALRQLALAGDLEALLRYQPHAGRAHERATLARYLAGCGLAVAGEQVLMVSGAQHGLATTVMALLKPGDVVAVDALTYPGFKVVAEAHGLELVAIPLGDRGPDLDALEALCRRRRVRAVYAMPTLHNPMGWVLDLAWRQRLVAIARAHGLLLIEDAAYAFLAPDPPPPLAALAPELTVYVSGFSKNVATGLRVGYVVAPLKWVPPIERAIRATTWNTPGVMTALACAWIEDGTVARLEQEKREDARARQALAGAALAGLASVGHPHSYFLWLPLPEEVRADQVAMALLREQISVSTAEPFVGAGPVPHAIRLALGSVDMADLGLALAKVRQVIERYAF
- a CDS encoding DMT family transporter, whose product is MTRTSNLQSPALESSASGWLNGFIGVLIFSGSLPATRVAVLEFEPLFLTVVRASLAGLLALCLLLLFKERRPSPAQLLPLGVVALGVVLGFPLLTALALQYVTSAHSIVFLGLLPLATAVFGVLRGGERPRPVFWLFSLLGSLLVVGYALSQGLTASPRGDALMLLAVLVCGLGYAEGAKLSRTLGGWQVICWALVLSLPIMAALTLFSASPDFNGISLPAWFSLGYVSLFSMLIGFVFWYRGLAQGGIAAVGQLQLLQPFFGLALAAGLLHEQVSLGMLGVTLAVILCVAGAKRWAR